A portion of the Cygnus olor isolate bCygOlo1 chromosome 15, bCygOlo1.pri.v2, whole genome shotgun sequence genome contains these proteins:
- the MRPL28 gene encoding 39S ribosomal protein L28, mitochondrial: MPLHRFPPRLWPALRLRQGLCSRLPAHCLRALQEDEPPAAPVHWRPQGARYRRNPRTGERERAQDVPVAPFLPPAAHRGLWGGEGWVRGFRYARDDKLSTRLPKVWKPQLFERRLYSEILDATLTVTVTMRTLDLIDQAYGFDFYILKTPKADLCSKLGMDLKRTMLLRLARRDPKLHPDDPARREAIYNKYQEFVIPEEEAEWVGLSLEEAIEKQRLLEKKDPVPLFKVYAEELVNQLKEKALQKQ; this comes from the exons ATGCCGCTGCACCGCTTCCCGCCGCGGCTGTGGCCGGCCCTGCGGCTGCGGCAGGGGCTGTGCTCGCGGCTGCCCGCGCACTGCCTACGGGCGCTGCAGGAGGAcgagccgcccgccgcccccgtGCACTGGCGGCCGCAGGGGGCTCGCTACCGCCGCAACCCGCGCACCGGCGAGCGGGAGCGCGCGCAGGACGTGCCGGTGGCCCCCTTCCTGCCGCCCGCCGCGCACCGGGGGCTGTGGGGCGGCGAGGGCTGGGTCCGCGGCTTCCGCTACGCGCGCGACGACAAG CTCTCCACCCGGCTGCCGAAGGTGTGGAAGCCGCAGCTGTTCGAGCGGCGCCTCTACAGCGAGATCCTGGACGCCACGCTCACCGTCACCGTCACCATGCGCACGCTGGACCTCATCGACCAGGCCTACGGCTTCGACTTCTACATCCTCAAG ACCCCAAAAGCAGATCTGTGCTCGAAGCTGGGGATGGATTTGAAGCGAACGATGTTGCTGCGGCTTGCACGGAGAGATCCCAAACTGCATCCCGATGATCCAGCCAGAAGAGAGGCAATTTATAATAAGTACCAG GAATTTGTGATtccagaagaggaggctgaatgGGTTGGCTTGAGTTTAGAAGAAGCAATAGAAAAACAGAGGCTCCTAGAAAAAAAG GACCCTGTCCCACTCTTCAAGGTGTATGCTGAAGAACTTGTCAaccaactgaaagaaaaggcacTTCAGAAGCAATGA
- the PGAP6 gene encoding post-GPI attachment to proteins factor 6 has protein sequence MAQGAGPALRLFLGLLQLLVLLQLLVLPAGHGSSTGSDSLYVSEYFSQSAQKLSFYSWYGNAKVFHFHVPEDTVLLRWLLQASRGKEPECTSMEVTVHFRYGAPPVINPLGTRFPANATVHPSYNISITLSSAVQNTTFVNVTSPAAGDWFIAAHLPEAAGRIEVKGFSTPCTYMFQADMFVLRLTDMPVLEPGVAMPQTIISPAKPLHVKVFVPKYTARMWFELRSCMTSEQKACTVRVVLGSITLPQSFQRIITCTGNVNCSLGLDSLPWEKWLQITVESLGTANASVSMEMLTSFADCRPGSTSSFLNFSLNQSQAGSGPGSTGTGGSPTQSTGTALRNASDQRSFCLQNQPVVREDLDVVSVRYRLLNGPTVPVYSISSTLLLLNLNTGMDSGGSFVVNLLLNKTSLSQANATVVACLSAASPVLSLNTTRKCSTAFFQGYPLSVSTSSAEAMVIVLYPQTDDWFLSLQLICPKGQGECNTAEAKVTIIAYLTPCFNDCGPYGQCSLLRRHGYLYAGCSCKAGWSGWSCTDDTKAQSVGAQNLATLLLTLSNLMFLPAIAVAVYRYYLVEASVYTYTMFFSTFYHACDQPGVAVMCIMDYDTLQYCDFLGSVVSIWVTILCMSRVKKILKYVLFVLGTLLIAMSLQLDRRGVWNMMGPCLFALVIMIAAWVYHGVKRRHCYPSSWKRWVFYLLPGITLAFIAISVYAFMETNENYYYTHSIWHVLVAGSVAFLLPPRDKHKKPWAWSQKLTCRYQICQNDREELYAVT, from the exons ATGGCGCAGGGAGCCGGCCCGGCGCTGCGGCTgttcctggggctgctgcagctcctggtgctcctgcagctcctggtgctcccCGCCGGTCACGGCAGCAGCACCGGCTCCG ACTCCCTGTATGTCTCCGAGTACTTCTCTCAGAGTGCACAGAAGTTGTCCTTCTACAGCTGGTATGGGAATGCCAAGGTCTTCCACTTCCACGTGCCAGAAGATACTGTGCTGCTTCGCTGGCTTCTGCAAGCGTCCAGGGGGAAAGAACCGGAGTGTACCAGCATGGAGGTCACAGT GCACTTTCGCTATGGAGCCCCTCCTGTAATTAATCCTCTGGGCACTCGTTTTCCTGCAAATGCGACTGTCCATCCTTCCTATAACATAAGCATCACTCTGAGCAGTGCTGTGCAAAACACCACTTTTGTGAACGTTacaagccctgctgcaggagactGGTTCATTGCTGCACATCTCCCTGAGGCTGCTGGCAGAATTGAAGTGAAG GGTTTCTCCACTCCCTGCACCTATATGTTTCAGGCAGATATGTTTGTGCTTAGACTCACTGATATGCCTGTTCTGGAGCCTGGTGTTGCCATGCCACAAACTATCATCTCACCTGCTAAGCCTCTGCATGTCAA GGTCTTTGTTCCCAAGTACACCGCCAGGATGTGGTTTGAGCTGCGAAGCTGCATGACAAGTGAGCAGAAAGCATGCACTGTGCGGGTAGTGCTGGGCTCAATCACTCTGCCACAGTCCTTTCAGAGGATCATCACCTGTACAGGGAATGTAAACTGCAGCCTGGGCCTGGATTCACTCCCCTGGGAGAAGTGGTTGCAGATCACGGTGGAGAGTCTTGGCACTGCCAATGCCAGTGTGTCCATGGAGATGCTGACTTCTTTCGCAG acTGTAGGCCGGGAAGTACCAGTTCATTTCTTAACTTCAGCCTAAACCAGAGCCAAGCTGGTTCTGGACCAGGTAGCACAGGAACAGGAGGGAGCCCCACTCAGTCTACAGGAACGGCGTTACGCAATGCATCTGACCAGAGGAGCTTCTGTCTCCAGAATCAGCCTGTTGTTCGGGAGGACCTGGACGTGGTGTCTGTGCGGTACAGGCTCCTGAATGGTCCAACTGTGCCCGTGTACTCCATCTCCTCAACCCTCCTTCTCCTCAACTTGAACACTGGCATGGACAGCGGGGGTTCCTTTGTGGTGAATCTCCTGCTTAACAAG acGTCTCTGAGCCAGGCCAATGCCACTGTGGTAGCATGTCTGAGTGCTGCTTCGCCGGTGCTGTCCCTCAATACCACGCGGAAGTGCAGTACAG CTTTTTTCCAGGGCTACCCTCTGAGTGTGAGTACGTCCTCTGCAGAAGCGATGGTGATTGTCCTGTATCCCCAGACAGATGACTGGTTCCTTTCCTTGCAGCTCATCTGCCCAAAGGGCCAGGG TGAATGTAACACCGCAGAAGCCAAAGTGACCATCATAGCATACCTCACCCCCTGCTTCAATGACTGTGGGCCATATGGACAGTGCAGTCTACTGAGAAGACATGGCTACCTCTATGCGGGCTGCAGCTGTAAAGCTG gttGGAGCGGGTGGAGCTGCACGGACGACACCAAGGCCCAGTCTGTTGGTGCGCAGAACCTGGCCACCCTCCTGCTCACGCTGAGTAACCTCATGTTCCTGCCAGCAATAGCAGTTGCTGTCTATCGCTACTACCTGGTGGAGGCCTCTGTCTACACCTACACCATGTTCTTCTCCACG TTCTACCACGCATGTGACCAGCCAGGCGTTGCTGTGATGTGCATTATGGACTATGACACACTACAGTACTGTGACTTCTTGGGCTCTGTGGTGTCCATCTGGGTGACAATCCTGTGCATGTCTCGGGTAAAGAAGATTCTGAAATAC GTCCTTTTCGTCTTGGGGACCCTGTTAATTGCCATGTCCCTGCAGCTGGACCGCAGAGGGGTGTGGAACATGATGGGTCCCTGCCTCTTTGCCCTCGTCATCATGATTGCAGCATGG GTTTACCACGGAGTAAAGCGCAGACACTGCTACCCCTCCTCATGGAAGCGCTGGGTTTTCTACCTCCTACCAGGGATCACCTTGGCTTTCATCGCCATCTCAGTATATGCATTCATGGAAACCAATGAGAACTATTACTATACCCACAGCATCTGGCACGTGCTGGTGGCTGGCAGTGTTGCTTTCCTGCTTCCGCCTCGGGACAAGCATAAGAAGCCCTGGGCTTGGTCACAGAAGCTCACTTGTCGCTATCAGATCTGCCAGAATGACCGTGAGGAGCTCTATGCTGTCACCTGA